The following are encoded together in the Corticium candelabrum chromosome 1, ooCorCand1.1, whole genome shotgun sequence genome:
- the LOC134179029 gene encoding collagen triple helix repeat-containing protein 1-like, translating into MLFKGTWMAGGLLVLVLIQVIATCGGQSVSDERKQTCVPAGVPGVPGSPGLHGSPGREGIKGEKGLNGERGLVGDVGSKGNAGKIGPQGPQGPRGIKGDTGRKGEKGEAMTLNWKQCVWNRNDNKDSGLIQNCNFRKHDSNSALHVAYAGNLRVLCSSGSCCSRWYFTFNGNECSGPMTIEGVVYGDPANDNPHRHRQIEGYCENIPAGQVTIGFNIGNCNKLTSTTYNGYTGWKSVSRIMIAEVPPSQK; encoded by the exons ttcttgtgctcattcaagtcattgctacttGTGGTGGTCAAAGCGTGTCAGATGAGAGAAAGCAG ACATGTGTGCCTGCTGGCGTTCCAGGAGTACCTGGATCACCTGGGTTGCATGGATCACCCGGACGAGAGGGGAtaaaaggagaaaaaggattgaacggagagagaggattagttggagatgtcGGCAGTAAAGGTAATGCTGGGAAGATAGGTCCACAAGGTCCACAAGGTCCACGAGGGATAAAAGGAGACacaggaaggaaaggagagaaaggagaagctatgacactcaactggaaacagtgtgtgtggaatAGAAATGATAATAAGGACAGCGGTCTGATTCAG aactgtaattttaggaaacatgacagcaattcagctctacatgttgcatatgcaggaaatCTCAGGGTTCTGTGCTCCAGTGGCTCTtgctgttctcgatggtattttacattcaatggcaacgagtgcagtggacctatgacTATTGAGGGAGTTGTGTATGGTGATCCAGCTAATGATAATCCTCaccgtcacagacagattgagggatactgtgagaacattccagcaggtcaagtcacaattggattcaacattgGAAACTGTAACAAATTAACATCAACAACGTATAATGGCTATACAGGATGGAAATCAGtatctcgcattatgattgcagaagttcctccatcacaaaagtga
- the LOC134197602 gene encoding SH3 and PX domain-containing protein 2A-like, with product MTRRTVVDVKVVDTEKRRLPSKHYVYKISVTWSEGSTLVIYRRYSKFFELQSRLLELFPEEGGTKDPTQRMIPFLPGKKIFGRSHVREVAMKRLNPIDEYCRSLVRLPPKVSECDVVMEFFNVWPEDNDPHAEEEYLKAKKSNDQVGESITDPILLEQYTAIADYKKQQKNEVNVKGGELVEVVEKNENGWWFVRVDYEQGWVPASYLEKADGTEEPEGKRLKPGKEEPHITTNSYKAENDDELTFDQGVVVDVVQKNLDGWWLVRYQGREGWVPSAFLTKMKVLPEETSGAAVEIVGSALDAVKSTDDEKQKLQLPQGSISPDTDRKKDGKKRKAAPPKPSAGPVVHGNAGLIAASFGALPGAAKPTPRRNSIKVTRPKKPGGLATAMNRISEVDSAKQSEDSPQYFVAIAAYDGQNPSDLSFEAGSKAEVTQQDPNGWWFVQIGDKEGWVPSTYFEPARSPPIQPKRENTEEQMKQKVKAKAPAPPKKAPKAKKKRKVTQYVTIAAFVSQAGDGISFEGNQVVEVEEKEASGWWYVRIGDKEGWAPSSYIETKEVEIEEEVNEPPVKPSQRRISTGNDLSVAQPASYVSSDKSSNKNSSKDVNPVAAAIAARAQKDQTAINQSSSSEPTKSSIAPRRTTTTASSNISSQGENKTGDSNPLAAALAARASRLEANEKTTDEKLSVPAVKRPVPPRIPKLPKAHHTSASSLSVSPPTEMQKEVKHQPLPKPRRSTDASSLASRTTTNVDTDGQRKERQVPSVLKPRKMTTVGKSDDNRGNSQSNVIAAIAARQQKVESESQSSQVATPKSAKAPLVTPSKGVPKKAPNKQQMFTTISDYNSDDGRFKFKMGEQTVVLEKHENGWWYVEVAGSKGWAPSTYLEQKKQTGSSPGKKSPPARPANSPALNRKLAQPNRPARKTSGDKQNECVATASYTADDQDGISLNIGDNVTVMDRNPNGWWFVRVGQKEGWAPSTYLEEKKTMPPKLGIAKQQDNHNKSNGDISPTHVSTRKTDGPKPFRLPGLPNKSGVKTQNGQPGPPGPPKRPKASPSKQNETTQSDAAKERYKTVADFTADDQEGISFSAGEIAEALEKNENGWWYIKIGRNEGWAPSTYLNKVEQTSSTQKKLSKSVAASTGYQTVAAYSDEGISFDRGETVRVLEKAENGWWFVEIGGREGWAPSTYITEL from the exons ATGACAAGGCGAACGGTTGTAGACGTGAAGGTGGTCGACACAGAGAAGCGTCGCCTTCCTAGCAAACATTAC GTTTACAAGATCAGTGTGACGTGGTCAGAAGGCTCAACGTTAGTCATTTACCGTCGCTACAGCAAATTCTTTGAACTGCAG AGTCGTCTGCTGGAGTTGTTTCCAGAAGAAGGAGGCACGAAGGATCCAACACAGCGAATGATTCCATTTCTTCCAG GAAAGAAGATCTTTGGCAGAAGTCACGTACGTGAAGTGGCAATGAAGCGTCTAAATCCAATTGATGAGTATTGCAGG TCGTTGGTGCGACTTCCTCCCAAAGTGTCTGAGTGTGATGTGGTGATGGAATTTTTTAACGTATGGCCTGAAGACAACGACCCACATGCTGAAGA GGAATATTTGAAGGCAAAGAAGAGCAATG ATCAAGTTGGTGAGAGCATCACAGACCCCATTCTGTTAGAGCAATACACGGCCATCGCAGATTACAAAAAGCAGCAGAAGAATGAAGTCAACGTGAAAGGTGGAGAGCTTGTTGAGGTTGTAGAGAAAAATGAGAACG GATGGTGGTTTGTTCGTGTTGATTATGAGCAAGGATGGGTGCCTGCCTCGTACCTGGAGAAGGCAGATGGGACAGAAGAGCCAGAAGGAAAGAGATTGAAACCAGGGAAAG AGGAGCCACacataacaacaaacagctaCAAGGCTGAAAACGatgatgagctgacgtttgaTCAAGGAGTTGTGGTCGATGTTGTTCAAAAGAACTTGGATGGCTGGTGGCTTGTTAG GTACCAAGGGAGAGAAGGCTGGGTACCTTCTGCGTTTCTCACAAAGATGAAGGTGTTACCAGAGGAGACGTCTGGTGCTGCTGTTGAGATCGTTGGCAGTGCACTTGATGCAGTAAAGTCAACCGATGATGAGAAACAGAAACTGCAGCTTCCTCAAGGTTCAATAAGCCCAGATACTGATCGTAAGAAAGATGGCAAAAAGAGGAAGGCAGCACCACCGAAACCATCGGCTGGGCCAGTGGTACATGGAAATGCTGGTCTTATTGCTGCTTCATTTGGTGCTTTACCAG GTGCTGCAAAACCAACCCCTCGCAGGAATTCCATCAAG GTGACAAGACCAAAGAAGCCTGGTGGACTTGCTACAGCTATGAACAGAATATCTGAAGTTGACAGTGCTAAACAGAGTGAAGATTCACCTCAGTACTTCGTTGCCATTGCTGCTTATGACGGTCAGAATCCATCGGACTTGAGTTTTGAGGCAGGATCTAAAGCAGAGGTGACACAACAGGATCCAAATGGCTGGTGGTTTGTCCAAATAGGTGACAAAGAAGGATGGGTTCCTTCTACTTACTTTGAACCAGCAAGATCACCACCCATTCAGCCGAAGAGGGAAAACACTGAAGaacaaatgaaacaaaagGTCAAAGCAAAAGCTCCTGCTCCTCCCAAAAAAGCACcgaaagcaaagaagaagaggaaagtGACTCAGTATGTGACAATAGCCGCATTTGTTTCTCAAGCTGGAGATGGTATCAGCTTTGAAGGAAATCAAGTTGTAGAAGTAGAGGAAAAGGAAGCCAGCGGATGGTGGTATGTTCGAATTGGTGACAAGGAAGGATGGGCTCCATCATCGTACATTGAAACTAAAGAAGTGGAGATTGAAGAAGAGGTCAATGAGCCTCCAGTAAAACCTTCCCAAAGAAGGATATCAACAGGAAATGACTTATCTGTTGCTCAGCCTGCAAGCTATGTTTCTAGTGATAAATCAAGCAACAAGAATAGCAGCAAGGATGTGAACCCAGTTGCTGCGGCTATTGCAGCACGAGCTCAAAAAGATCAGACAGCAATCAATCAGTCGAGTAGCAGTGAGCCTACTAAGTCTTCTATTGCTCCTCGGAGGACAACAACAACTGCCTCATCTAACATCTCATCACAaggagaaaacaaaactgGAGACTCGAATCCTCTAGCCGCAGCACTTGCTGCACGAGCATCTCGACTGGAAGCCAATGAGAAGACTACTGATGAGAAACTGTCTGTGCCAGCAGTGAAGAGGCCTGTACCTCCAAGAATTCCAAAACTTCCAAAAGCTCATCACACAAGTGCATCATCATTGTCAGTGTCACCTCCAACGGAAATGCAGAAGGAAGTGAAGCATCAGCCACTTCCAAAGCCACGAAGATCAACAGATGCAAGTAGCCTTGCATCTAGAACAACCACAAATGTTGACACTGACGGTCAACGTAAAGAGAGACAAGTGCCAAGTGTTTTGAAACCGAGAAAAATGACAACAGTGGGCAAAAGCGACGACAACAGAGGAAATAGTCAGTCTAATGTCATAGCAGCCATTGCAGCAAGACAACAGAAGGTCGAATCGGAATCTCAATCATCACAAGTAGCGACTCCAAAGTCAGCCAAGGCTCCACTTGTGACTCCAAGCAAGGGAGTACCCAAGAAAGCacccaacaaacaacaaatgtttACGACAATAAGTGACTACAATAGTGATGACGGTCGGTTCAAGTTCAAGATGGGAGAACAGACCGTCGTGTTGGAAAAACATGAGAACGGTTGGTGGTATGTGGAGGTCGCTGGAAGTAAGGGCTGGGCCCCTTCCACGTACCTTGaacagaaaaaacaaacaggcagcTCTCCAGGCAAGAAGTCTCCACCAGCTCGACCAGCCAACAGTCCTGCATTGAATCGTAAACTCGCTCAACCGAATAGACCAGCAAGAAAGACATCAGGAGACAAACAAAACGAGTGCGTAGCAACTGCCAGCTACACAGCAGACGATCAGGATGGCATCAGTTTGAATATTGGCGACAACGTCACGGTCATGGATCGTAATCCGAACGGCTGGTGGTTCGTACGAGTCGGTCAGAAAGAAGGATGGGCACCATCCACTTATCTTGAAGAGAAGAAGACGATGCCACCTAAACTGGGAATCGCAAAGCAACAAgacaatcacaacaaatcaAACGGCGACATTTCACCCACTCATGTTTCTACTCGAAAAACCGACGGACCAAAACCTTTCAGACTACCTGGACTGCCGAATAAGAGTGGCGTGAAAACCCAGAATGGGCAACCGGGTCCACCTGGACCTCCTAAACGGCCAAAAGCATCCCCAAGTAAACAGAACGAAACAACACAATCTGATGCTGCAAAGGAAAGATACAAGACAGTTGCTGATTTTACTGCCGATGACCAAGAGGGAATCTCGTTTTCAGCTGGAGAGATTGCTGAAGCGTTGGAGAAGAACGAAAACGGTTGGTGGTATATCAAGATCGGAAGGAACGAGGGCTGGGCACCATCGACGTATCTCAACAAAGTCGAGCAAACGAGTTCAACACAGAAAAAACTTTCGAAATCCGTTGCTGCGTCTACGGGTTATCAGACTGTAGCGGCTTATTCAGATGAGGGAATTAGCTTCGATAGAGGTGAAACGGTGAGGGTGCTGGAGAAGGCGGAGAACGGGTGGTGGTTCGTAGAGATCGGTGGCAGAGAGGGATGGGCACCTTCTACGTACATCACCGAACTCTAG
- the LOC134197611 gene encoding transcription elongation regulator 1-like, translating to MMDIGVESSMGSTRELDPPRLPVPLQTNLGLRPMVPPNVSVNDASPSSQGPVLGSQSLLPPASVPVIILDVNGETWLEQKTPDNRICYISRSSGMIRWDRPQTAPSISVPTSSLSSSSLMTSTSQILPLPTAGVVASMQQPSVGLMAFPPSRVPFSMPMSVQPHRLPSVMPPLSSVTGMPFPPPFAPIWSEHMTTDGRKYYFNRITQQSKWDKPLDFQAIGPVPPPIISLSTSVAATVTSLSTFSTPAAITTSTVPKTSASSLTTTSSMSSEEANDSKETEKPSNETQDEVQEITAKEAKKEQPSDRPIASRPIPGKAWQVVFTGDGRVFFFNPVSKVSVWEIPKELSGVANLEKLMEMPEGKGESDESDKGEQLEEEDKEEEEKKGEDGEEGEPAAKKLKTDEDAEPAVLSAEQRAANLRATLSLDERQQRFHEMLTERNVSAFSTWEKELPKFVFDERYLLLTVRERRGAYDVYVKKRAEEERKEKSKRLREKKDDYRKLLEESKLTVKTTFSEFSLKHGRDSRFKGIEKMREREALFTEFLSELKVRQKEEARHQEDKVKDDFFEMLSERRSLKPKSSWNKVKGKFEHDSRYKAVDGSRLRETLFQAYISKLVQAQDANEDDETVKKDRERRDRIEASLREREKEVRKAREDQSKEWHVSREQHRKEETLGGFKAFLTDMVRDSELSWRDAKHVLKKDHRWSDFSLLESVEREHLFEQHIQLLRSKKRKGFHQMLSDVKVMLTSSWKDVKKKTKDDLRYERFSSSDSVCKSEFERYMEELEKKAWTEFRSLLKETKLITDKSKKMIEESDLHLRDIKEILKNDLRWLVLECMSDERESILMDYIDELHKRGPPPPPTATEPVDSRRKRNP from the exons ATGATGGATATTGGAGTCGAATCGAG CATGGGCTCCACAAGGGAACTCGACCCTCCACGTCTTCCAGTTCCTTTGCAGACAAACTTGGGTTTACGTCCAATGGTCCCACCAAATGTTTCTGTAAACGACGCCTCTCCGAGTTCTCAAG gaCCTGTTCTGGGTTCTCAGTCTCTCTTGCCTCCAGCTTCTGTTCCGGTTATTATCCTTGATGTAAATG GGGAAACGTGGCTTGAACAAAAGACACCCGACAATCGTATCTGTTATATCAGTCGCTCGTCTGGCATGATACGATGGGATCGACCACAAACGGCACCTTCGATTTCTGTCCCAACGTCaagtctttcttcttcttcattgATGACGTCTACGAGTCAAATTTTGCCTCTTCCTACTGCTGGTGTTGTGGCGAGCATGCAGCAGCCGTCTGTTGGATTGATGGCATTTCCACCGTCTCGTGTGCCGTTTTCTATGCCAATGTCTGTTCAGCCACATCGATTGCCGTCAGTGATGCCGCCGCTGTCGTCGGTGACTGGAATGCCAT TTCCACCACCATTTGCTCCCATCTGGTCAGAACACATGACCACTGACGGTCGCAAGTACTACTTCAATCGTATCACTCAACAATCAAAATGGGACAAACCTCTTGATTTCCAGGCCATTGGCCCCGTCCCTCCTCCCATCATCTCACTCTCCACGTCCGTCGCAGCCACCGTCACGTCACTCTCAACATTCTCAACACCTGCAGCGATCACAACATCAACTGTCCCCAAAACGTCAGCATCGTCCCTAACGACGACGTCATCTATGAGTTCCGAAGAGGCAAACGACTCGAAAgagacagaaaagccgagcaACGAAACACAAGACGAAGTGCAAGAGATTACAGCGAAGGAAGCGAAGAAAGAGCAGCCGAGTGATCGACCAATTGCGAGTCGGCCGATACCCGGAAAGGCGTGGCAGGTGGTGTTTACAGGCGATGGTCGGGTGTTCTTCTTTAATCCAGTTAGTAAGGTGTCTGTGTGGGAGATACCGAAGGAGCTGAGTGGAGTCGCGAATTTGGAGAAGTTGATGGAGATGCCTGAAGGTAAGGGAGAGTCGGATGAGAGCGATAAGGGTGAGCAACTGGAGGAGGAGGATAAGGAGGAGGAAGAGAAGAAGGGTGAGGATGGGGAAGAAGGGGAACCGGCTGCGAAGAAACTGAA GACAGACGAAGACGCCGAGCCAGCCGTCTTATCAGCCGAACAACGTGCGGCAAACCTTCGTGCCACCCTCAGTCTTGACGAACGTCAGCAACGTTTCCACGAAATGCTAACAGAGAGAAAT GTATCAGCCTTCTCAACATGGGAGAAGGAGCTACCAAAATTTGTGTTTGACGAACGTTACTTGTTGTTGACGGTGAGAGAACGTAGGGGAGCGTATGATGTGTATGTGAAGAAGAGAGCGGAGGAGGAGAGGAAGGAGAAGAGCAAGAGGCTTCGAGAGAAGAAGGACGACTACAGGAAGCTGTTGGAAGAGTCGAAGCTCACAGTCAA GACGACTTTCAGCGAGTTCTCGCTGAAACACGGACGAGACTCTCGATTCAAAGGCATCGAAAAGATGCGCGAACGTGAAGCTCTCTTCACCGAGTTCCTCTCAGAGCTCAAAGTTCGACAGAAAGAAGAAGCTCGTCATCAAGAAGACAAG GTGAAAGACGACTTTTTTGAGATGTTGTCGGAGAGACGATCACTGAAGCCGAAATCGAGTTGGAACAAAGTGAAGGGAAAGTTTGAACATGACAGTCGGTATAAGGCGGTCGATGGGTCGAGATTGAGGGAAACGTTGTTCCAGGCGTATATTTCTAAGTTGGTGCAGGCACAG GATGCCAACGAAGACGACGAAACAGTCAAGAAAGATCGAGAACGTCGTGACAGAATAGAAGCAAGTTtgagagaaagagaaaaagaAGTGCGTAAAGCAAGGGAAGACCAGTCCAAGGAGTGGCACGTCTCAAGAGAACAACACCGAAAAGAAGAAACACTCGGAGGCTTCAAGGCATTCTTGACCGACATG GTTCGTGATTCCGAGTTAAGTTGGAGAGACGCAAAACACGTATTGAAGAAAGACCACAGATGGTCAGACTTCTCTCTCCTCGAATCGGTGGAGAGAGAGCATCTCTTTGAGCAGCACATCCAACTGCTGAGAAGCAAGAAACGGAAAGGATTTCACCAAATGCTTTCTGATGTGAAG GTAATGCTGACGTCGTCTTGGAAGGATgtgaagaagaagacgaaggACGATCTTCGATATGAGAGGTTTTCATCTAGTGACTCT GTTTGCAAATCTGAATTTGAGAGATACATGGAAGAGCTGGAAAAGAAGGCGTGGACTGAGTTTAGATCTCTTCTCAAAGAGACCAAGTTAATCACCGACAA ATCCAAGAAAATGATTGAAGAGTCTGATTTGCATCTACGAGATATAAAAGAGATACTAAAA AATGATCTTCGCTGGCTCGTGTTGGAATGCATGTCTGACGAGAGAGAGAGCATTCTTATGGACTACATCGATGAGTTACACAAGCGGGGTCCGCCTCCGCCTCCAACAGCTACAGAACCAGTGGACAGCAGGCGAAAACGCAATCCATAG
- the LOC134193294 gene encoding transcription elongation regulator 1-like encodes MFFLAALFSFLVAVNGQECDTKPQVRNFTLADNDTRIFFYGTFSGEVVKCLWYVNDASNDTTSGAINGNEINCPVPSFLVSHLSNNEDMTGSPLQGTQNQASIGGGMGFKIEVQIHVYYTNTTNQMASDCWGDKISVVGGTGLVPTLPPETNPALPACCVSAMNSVCRADCQASSNFAALSRCTLQDINRIVNCTADSCGFDICEQQYMHDKRTGRIDMCSILSNYETCLNGVRSDCVGYMSRIRQAQTDVAGNLSSMCSTTATVTSLSTFSTPAAITTSTVPKTSASSLTTTSSMSSEEANDSKETEKPSNETQDEVQEITAKEAKKEQPSDRPIASRPIPGKAWQVVFTGDGRVFFFNPVSKVSVWEIPKELSGVANLEKLMEMPEGKGESDESDKGEQLEEEDKEEEEKKGEDGEEGEPAAKKLKTDEDAEPAVLSAEQRAANLRATLSLDERQQRFHEMLTERNVSAFSTWEKELPKFVFDERYLLLTVRERRGAYDVYVKKRAEEERKEKSKRLREKKDDYRKLLEESKLTVKTTFSEFSLKHGRDSRFKGIEKMREREALFTEFLSELKVRQKEEARHQEDKVKDDFFEMLSERRSLKPKSSWNKVKGKFEHDSRYKAVDGSRLRETLFQAYISKLVQAQDANEDDETVKKDRERRDRIEASLREREKEVRKAREDQSKEWHVSREQHRKEETLGGFKAFLTDMVRDSELSWRDAKHVLKKDHRWSDFSLLESVEREHLFEQHIQLLRSKKRKGFHQMLSDVKVMLTSSWKDVKKKTKDDLRYERFSSSDSVCKSEFERYMEELEKKAWTEFRSLLKETKLITDKSKKMIEESDLHLRDIKEILKNDLRWLVLECMSDERESILMDYIDELHKRGPPPPPTATEPVDSRRKRNP; translated from the exons ATGTTTTTTCTAGCCGCCCTTTTCTCTTTCCTAGTGGCCGTGAATGGTCAGGAATGCGACACCAAACCTCAAGTGCGCAATTTCACGCTTGCTGACAACGACACGAGGATTTTCTTCTATGGAACGTTTTCCGGCGAAGTAGTCAA ATGTCTGTGGTATGTGAATGACGCGTCGAACGATACGACCAGTGGTGCTATCAATGGAAATGAAATAAA CTGTCCTGTGCCATCGTTTCTTGTGAGCCACTTGAGTAACAATGAAGACATGACTGGATCACCTTTACAAGGCACTCAAAATCAAGCTTCTATTGGAGGAGGCATGGGTTTTAAAATAGAGGTACAAATTCATGTgtattacacaaacacaacgaATCAAATGGCATCAGACTGTTGGGGAGACAAGATCTCTGTTGTTG GTGGCACAGGGCTCGTTCCGACGTTACCTCCTGAAACAAATCCTGCTTTGCCTG CTTGCTGCGTAAGTGCTATGAACTCTGTGTGTAGAGCAGATTGCCAGGCCTCTTCAAACTTTGCTGCTCTGTCGAGATGTACTCTTCAGGACATT AATCGGATAGTGAACTGCACAG CTGATTCATGTGGCTTCGACATCTGCGAGCAACAATACATGCACGACAAACGGACAGGACGCATTGACATGTGTTCAATCCTTAGTAACTATGAAACATGTCTCAATGGTGTTCGGTCTGACTGTGTGGGATACATGTCACGAATTCGACAGGCACAGACGGACGTTGCGGGTAACTTGTCGAGCATGTGCAGCACAACAG CCACCGTCACGTCACTCTCAACATTCTCAACACCTGCAGCGATCACAACATCAACTGTCCCCAAAACGTCAGCATCGTCCCTAACGACGACGTCATCTATGAGTTCCGAAGAGGCAAACGACTCGAAAgagacagaaaagccgagcaACGAAACACAAGACGAAGTGCAAGAGATTACAGCGAAGGAAGCGAAGAAAGAGCAGCCGAGTGATCGACCAATTGCGAGTCGGCCGATACCCGGAAAGGCGTGGCAGGTGGTGTTTACAGGCGATGGTCGGGTGTTCTTCTTTAATCCAGTTAGTAAGGTGTCTGTGTGGGAGATACCGAAGGAGCTGAGTGGAGTCGCGAATTTGGAGAAGTTGATGGAGATGCCTGAAGGTAAGGGAGAGTCGGATGAGAGCGATAAGGGTGAGCAACTGGAGGAGGAGGATAAGGAGGAGGAAGAGAAGAAGGGTGAGGATGGGGAAGAAGGGGAACCGGCTGCGAAGAAACTGAA GACAGACGAAGACGCCGAGCCAGCCGTCTTATCAGCCGAACAACGTGCGGCAAACCTTCGTGCCACCCTCAGTCTTGACGAACGTCAGCAACGTTTCCACGAAATGCTAACAGAGAGAAAT GTATCAGCCTTCTCAACATGGGAGAAGGAGCTACCAAAATTTGTGTTTGACGAACGTTACTTGTTGTTGACGGTGAGAGAACGTAGGGGAGCGTATGATGTGTATGTGAAGAAGAGAGCGGAGGAGGAGAGGAAGGAGAAGAGCAAGAGGCTTCGAGAGAAGAAGGACGACTACAGGAAGCTGTTGGAAGAGTCGAAGCTCACAGTCAA GACGACTTTCAGCGAGTTCTCGCTGAAACACGGACGAGACTCTCGATTCAAAGGCATCGAAAAGATGCGCGAACGTGAAGCTCTCTTCACCGAGTTCCTCTCAGAGCTCAAAGTTCGACAGAAAGAAGAAGCTCGTCATCAAGAAGACAAG GTGAAAGACGACTTTTTTGAGATGTTGTCGGAGAGACGATCACTGAAGCCGAAATCGAGTTGGAACAAAGTGAAGGGAAAGTTTGAACATGACAGTCGGTATAAGGCGGTCGATGGGTCGAGATTGAGGGAAACGTTGTTCCAGGCGTATATTTCTAAGTTGGTGCAGGCACAG GATGCCAACGAAGACGACGAAACAGTCAAGAAAGATCGAGAACGTCGTGACAGAATAGAAGCAAGTTtgagagaaagagaaaaagaAGTGCGTAAAGCAAGGGAAGACCAGTCCAAGGAGTGGCACGTCTCAAGAGAACAACACCGAAAAGAAGAAACACTCGGAGGCTTCAAGGCATTCTTGACCGACATG GTTCGTGATTCCGAGTTAAGTTGGAGAGACGCAAAACACGTATTGAAGAAAGACCACAGATGGTCAGACTTCTCTCTCCTCGAATCGGTGGAGAGAGAGCATCTCTTTGAGCAGCACATCCAACTGCTGAGAAGCAAGAAACGGAAAGGATTTCACCAAATGCTTTCTGATGTGAAG GTAATGCTGACGTCGTCTTGGAAGGATgtgaagaagaagacgaaggACGATCTTCGATATGAGAGGTTTTCATCTAGTGACTCT GTTTGCAAATCTGAATTTGAGAGATACATGGAAGAGCTGGAAAAGAAGGCGTGGACTGAGTTTAGATCTCTTCTCAAAGAGACCAAGTTAATCACCGACAA ATCCAAGAAAATGATTGAAGAGTCTGATTTGCATCTACGAGATATAAAAGAGATACTAAAA AATGATCTTCGCTGGCTCGTGTTGGAATGCATGTCTGACGAGAGAGAGAGCATTCTTATGGACTACATCGATGAGTTACACAAGCGGGGTCCGCCTCCGCCTCCAACAGCTACAGAACCAGTGGACAGCAGGCGAAAACGCAATCCATAG